The Mastacembelus armatus chromosome 13, fMasArm1.2, whole genome shotgun sequence DNA segment atagcttcatattttctttcttctgcatTTACTTAAATGCTGTACTTTAATGTGTACTTGTAGTGTGTGTATTAAAGCAGTTTGACATGCTGTCGGTGCAGTCCTTTCCCAGCCTGTCAAAACCACTATCTAGGGTCTGTGGACTGTAGCTTTAGGGGACCGGCAGGTCTGGCGACGGCTTAGACTGAAGTCGTGATCCGAGTCTGTGTACATCCGCTCAGCCCGGAAACATTTGATTGACAGCAGATGCAAGCCAATCGTGAGAATCGCGAGATTAACCCATCCAATCGTGTTCCTCCTTCGTGTAGGCGGGGCTTTTAATCCGGAAGTCTATGTAGCGAAGGATGCGTAGTGTCCTTGCTAGCTTGGTTTTGGGGATAACTTCGACTAAAAATTTGCTCTCTGTCAGTAGCAGCTGGCTCTTTTGTTATTGCCTGGTAAGACAGACTTTTAGTAAACACTAAGAGGCACATCTGGCCTGGTTTGGTTCCGATAAACCGATGTGAAGCTGCGTTGTTAGCCTGTGTCAGGCAGCGTCCTGCTAACGAGTATGAGTTAATGTCATTCACGTGTGCTCCTGAGTTTCAGTAAATTAATACCTATtgattattaatatttgttAATCTATTAATTATCTAAGCACAGCCAGTAGCGAGAAGAGCTGCTGTTTCATTTAGCCTCAGAGTTTTATTGCTGAAGGCCTCATCACATTAACTGTGAGCAGTGTGGGGAAATAAATATGAAACCATGTCAGTAAGCGACCTGCCATATTTATCTGAATATTGTCTGTGTCTTAAATGAACATTACACAGGCGTGTCTTAActaatgtgtatatatgtatatatatatatctatatctatatatagatagatatatgtgtgtgtgtttgacttcaTTCCATGATTGTtctaaaataatgtttcatCTTGTCCTCCAGGTTTGACTTTGAACAGTCCAACATGCCGCTTCTCAAATATTCTGCTAAAGTCTGGGATGCCATGAGCCTGAAGAAGGGCATCTATGCTCGTCTTCCTAAACACTACCTCAAGTCCCTCGAGCCAAAAGAGCCCACCCCTGTCCACTGGAAGCCCCTGGGGGTTCAGTACAGAGTCGGCCCAAAAACTGGGCAGAGGGAACGGGTGCAGGATGTCCCGATCCCCATCTACTACCCTCCAGAGTCCCAGGACGGCCTGTGGGGTGGCGAGGGCTGGATATCAGGCTTCAGATATGCCAACAATGACAAAGTGAGTGTCCAACAAGAAGGTTTCCTTTCATTGGCCCCTTAGAACCTTTGGGTTTGTTAGTTTTCTTTAAACTGATTTTGATTTCCCTTTTGAACAGTTTGAAACAGAAACTGCAGATCACTGTAGGTGATGTTATGTCACTGGGTTCCCAAATGGCTCACTTTTATTACTATATTTAGCTGCTCTTTATTTATATCCAGCCTGCGGGTTAatttttgtttcacttcccATTTTCTGTCAACTTCCTTTTTTTCCTAACTGAAAAccaattaacaaaaacaactatCATAATTTAATCTCAGTGGAAATAGAAATCAAAGCAGTAAAGTAGAATGTAATATAATTGTTGGTTCTGTTTCAGAAAAGCAAAGatttactgctgttttcattGTAAAGTAGAGCATAGATGCTTTATTGTATTAAGGTACACCAACACAGTAGATATCAATAATATGATATTATGGGTTTTACATAATGCAGTTAAAAATATAGATATGCACTTTTTAAATACTAATTTATCTGTTAACGTAAGTTTTTCACTGTCAGTTGTCCACAATTATTTCAGTAAACCAAACCTTTTCAAGCAACAATGCCACAAATGTTTCCCAGCTTCTATAACGTGAAGATTTGGTGCTTTTGTGGTAACGTCTGATAGTAAACTGTGTTAGGATTTTGGATGTATggttaaatgaaacatttgaatatATGTTCTGttgtctgacattttataggATTTACCGAGGAAACAGTCATCAGTTTAATCATTAGGTATTTACAACCCTAACTACAAGTGTGAATCACAATGCATAAGCCATTTTACATCATAAgtaatattttctctttattctgattagacatttaattttaattcaaaGCTGTAATTTGTCTCATACTATACAGATATCTGTGATaggaaaggagggagagaagaaaaatcTTATGTCCTCTCACTTTCTCTATttctatatatgtgtatatatacagggggaaaaaaatcacatgaattTCCTGATCTTCCTTCAACTTTACTTTTGTGTTATTGTAGAGAAGGTGGTTTGACATTTAAACCCAGAAAACCTTGGTTTTGTAAAAACTTGCTATACTGCACACAGCTGCTCCAGACGTCATTATTTatctcatttttttttactgatctGAGTTGTCTCTTTTGTTTAGATGTCGACTCGTCTGAAGAAGACCTGGAAACCACAGCTGCTCAAGAGAGAACTGTACAGCGAGATCCTCGATCACAAGTTCACCATCACAGTCACAGCTCATACTCTGGACCTCATTGACGCTGCCTTCGGATTTGACTTTTACATTCTCAAAGTAAGTAGAAACTGTGTTGAATGAACAAAACGACTTTTCTCATGAAGCTTCTCATATGACTCTGGTGTCCAACTCTGACCAGACAACAAAGGAAGATCTGAACTCTAAGCTGGGGATGAACCTGAAGAGGGCCATGTTGCTTCGCCTGGCACGCAGAGAAACAGAACTTTACCCCAGCGATCCCACCAAGAGAGACAAGGTCTACGAAAAATACAGGGTCGGTGAGATGTGTTTCAGTGACCTCTGGCACAACTGTTAAAACTAACCTCGGTGTGCCAGTCAGAGTACAAGAGAAGGATTAAAAACCAAATCAcgtgtttctttttgtgtttcctcCTGGCTGAGCAGCAGTTTGAGATCccagaggaggaggcagagtgGGTGGGCCTGAGTCTGGAGGAGGCTGTAGAGAAACAGAGGCAGCTGGAGCACAAGGTAATAAAGTCTGTAAACACAACTGACTGAATTTCACCACATTTAGCACtttgacataaaaaaaagctataaaaacaaggtgcaaaaaaataaagtaacagGAGGACAACAGGACCAGCTCACCAACCTGAAAATGGTGAGTGTGGTTTCTAAAGACTGACAACACTATAGAGCAGTCTTTGTGAAACTGGATCTAGATTGCAGACCTTTGAAAGATGCTTCAAAACTCAGATATATTGTATGTAACAGGCTTAAGTGCTTCATATTTCTAATCATTACATTGTCTTCAGTGTGCGTCCTGTGCGATCTGACTCAGGTCTGTTCTGATTCTTCTCATTTAGGAGCCTGAGCCTCTGTTTAAGGTCTATGTTGACCAGCTGGTCGAAGAGCTGCACACGCAAAAGCTCTGCCAGCCACATCTCATGGAGAAGAAGTGATGACCTGAACTGTCTTCAGGAAACAGATCCAGCTCTTCAGACTGAAAGATTAAGTACATTGAACTGTCAAGCTTCTCCAGATGGTGGTGGGAGTTTGAGTCACCAagtttgtgtttcagaaacattttcagtACTGAATGCTCACCCCGGGGGAACTTCCTGCAGCTTCAACTTGTATTTCCATGTAGGAGTTACACAGGGGATGAGGTCATGTTGGACTGACTGGACAATAAGACTGGACTGGACTTTCTCATCATGCATTTAAGATTCACACATGAGTTTTCATAGGAATTAGGCCAAAAGCCCCGATTAGTGTAAATACTCTGTGAGGAGCTGAGATATGAGGCCCTTGTAGagaatatttcaaaataaaaaataaaaaaaatcatgatttcTTAAgccctgtttctgttctgtagCAATTATTGAATTAGTTCACTAATTCACTGCTTAATTGTAGGCAAGAtgatttttgtaaattaaaaaaggaagagTTTGGATAATACTCTTATTTTACTGTATTGCAGAGTGAGGTGAGAAGATCagcttagcatgaagactggaaacagctggTGTGTCTGCGTGCAAAGATAACATCTGCCTGTCTAGCTCAGCCATGCACCGCAGCATTAGGCAGTAACACACGGCCAATAGCACTAATCTTAATAATACGTTGATAAAAATACTTTGTCATACActaaaaaatgatttcagtgaATATTACAATTGCTATAAGTGTTAGAGTGGTATCAGTGtacagtggtggaaaataacTAAGTACCTATTGCTACAGTTTGGAGGTACTTGATCTCAGGTGAACCAATCaatattttacttcatttttatttacagctaCAATCACTAATAATCACTTTTGTGAACTATATTCTTGAATGAAGGACTTGTGTTTGTAATGGCAGGCCTTTACATTGGACTATTGGTACTTTTTTATCGGGTCCTGGCAGGaaagtggatgtgtgtgtttcctgagaTGTCGATCTGTTTTTCTTA contains these protein-coding regions:
- the mrpl28 gene encoding large ribosomal subunit protein bL28m, whose product is MPLLKYSAKVWDAMSLKKGIYARLPKHYLKSLEPKEPTPVHWKPLGVQYRVGPKTGQRERVQDVPIPIYYPPESQDGLWGGEGWISGFRYANNDKMSTRLKKTWKPQLLKRELYSEILDHKFTITVTAHTLDLIDAAFGFDFYILKTTKEDLNSKLGMNLKRAMLLRLARRETELYPSDPTKRDKVYEKYRQFEIPEEEAEWVGLSLEEAVEKQRQLEHKEPEPLFKVYVDQLVEELHTQKLCQPHLMEKK